Proteins co-encoded in one Flavobacterium sp. M31R6 genomic window:
- a CDS encoding S28 family serine protease: MKKIQNIVLLFLLFCTTIESSAQTVTELNQKLTQLFPKAEITQIDNLEGFTESFQLILDEPLDHGHPEKGTFKHYIYLSHIDFKSPMVIETHGYNTANVKSEVSSLLKANQVAVEYRFYGKSRPNPIPWEYLTNDQAIEDYHNIVVKLKELYTGKWISTGISKGGETALIYKSKYPKDVDVAMPYVAPLIDTEEDPRTVVHTKTVGTAECRVKIESFQRTVLKNREAVLEEFKKYAVAKKMDFTEVPFSEALEYAVLEFPFSFWQWGGKCDEIPLETAPAKALFDYLNKVVGVGTYNDKMYFNYLPSYYQHLSELGYYGFDFSPVEDLLQIVKNTSNNRFSPKGVPIKYNPKYIKKVRNYVETRGDHILYIYGGYDTWFSCSPKPNPKLDALKMVLPQGSHATRVKDFPEEEQSLILETLNRWLRESS, from the coding sequence ATGAAAAAAATACAAAACATAGTTTTACTATTCTTGCTTTTCTGCACGACAATCGAGAGTTCTGCTCAAACAGTGACAGAATTGAATCAAAAATTGACTCAATTATTTCCCAAAGCGGAAATAACACAAATTGATAATTTAGAAGGTTTTACCGAATCATTTCAACTAATTTTAGATGAACCATTAGATCACGGACATCCTGAAAAAGGAACTTTTAAACATTATATTTATTTGTCACACATTGATTTTAAAAGTCCGATGGTTATTGAGACACATGGATATAATACCGCAAATGTTAAAAGTGAAGTAAGTTCATTATTGAAAGCAAATCAAGTTGCTGTCGAATATCGTTTTTACGGAAAATCGCGCCCAAATCCGATACCTTGGGAGTATTTGACCAATGATCAAGCAATAGAAGATTACCATAATATTGTAGTCAAACTAAAAGAGCTATATACCGGGAAATGGATTTCTACAGGAATAAGTAAAGGAGGGGAGACCGCTTTGATTTATAAATCGAAATACCCGAAAGATGTCGATGTTGCAATGCCTTATGTTGCTCCTTTGATCGATACCGAAGAAGATCCTAGAACGGTAGTGCATACGAAAACTGTTGGTACTGCTGAATGTAGAGTCAAAATTGAAAGTTTTCAGCGCACTGTTTTAAAAAATAGAGAAGCAGTTTTAGAAGAATTTAAGAAATATGCTGTTGCCAAAAAAATGGATTTTACTGAAGTTCCTTTTTCAGAAGCTCTTGAATATGCAGTTTTAGAATTTCCTTTTTCTTTTTGGCAATGGGGAGGAAAATGTGATGAGATTCCACTCGAAACAGCACCTGCCAAAGCCTTGTTTGATTATTTAAATAAAGTCGTTGGAGTTGGAACTTATAATGATAAAATGTATTTCAATTATTTGCCATCTTATTACCAACATTTAAGTGAATTAGGATACTACGGATTTGATTTTTCTCCAGTTGAAGATTTACTTCAAATTGTAAAAAACACTTCAAACAACCGATTTTCACCAAAAGGAGTGCCTATTAAATACAATCCGAAATACATTAAAAAGGTTAGAAATTACGTTGAAACCAGAGGAGATCATATTTTATATATCTATGGAGGTTATGATACTTGGTTTTCTTGTTCCCCAAAACCAAATCCTAAATTAGATGCCTTGAAAATGGTACTTCCACAAGGGAGCCACGCTACAAGAGTGAAAGACTTTCCAGAAGAAGAGCAATCATTAATTTTGGAAACTTTGAATAGATGGCTGCGGGAATCGTCTTAA
- a CDS encoding ornithine cyclodeaminase family protein: MKTIQHISDDFIEENCNFKNLIEALRKGFSNTGIEVPMRHHHDFRNPEENKDSTILLMPAFNPGNDLGVKIVTVSPNNGKYDLPAIQGTYIYLDAHKGNIKAILDAKSLTTKRTASTSALASSYLSRADSDSLLMIGTGALATNLIQAHASVRPIKKVFVWGRNSAKAQTVCDDLKDFPFTCEVVENIEDVIRNVAIISCATLSATALVFGKWLQEGQHLDLVGAYKKDMREADDEAILKSSVFIDTYQGGLKESGDIYIPLSTNIITEDAIKADLFELCSGTKKGRTSDKEITYFKSVGHALEDLVAAAHFYNEFTTQK; encoded by the coding sequence ATGAAAACAATCCAACATATTTCTGATGATTTTATTGAAGAAAACTGCAATTTCAAGAACTTAATTGAAGCCTTAAGAAAAGGATTTTCGAATACAGGAATCGAAGTCCCTATGCGCCATCATCACGATTTTAGAAATCCAGAAGAAAATAAAGATTCTACTATATTATTAATGCCAGCATTTAATCCAGGTAATGATTTGGGCGTAAAAATTGTAACCGTTAGTCCCAATAACGGAAAATACGATTTACCGGCAATTCAAGGAACTTACATTTACTTAGATGCTCATAAAGGGAATATCAAAGCAATATTAGATGCCAAATCATTAACCACAAAAAGAACTGCTTCTACTTCTGCTTTGGCCAGTAGCTACCTATCACGAGCCGATTCTGACAGTTTATTGATGATTGGAACTGGAGCATTAGCAACCAATTTAATTCAAGCGCATGCAAGTGTTCGCCCAATAAAAAAAGTTTTTGTTTGGGGAAGAAACTCTGCGAAAGCGCAAACAGTATGTGACGACTTGAAAGATTTTCCGTTTACATGCGAAGTCGTTGAAAATATTGAAGACGTGATTCGGAACGTAGCCATTATTTCGTGCGCTACTTTATCTGCTACTGCTTTAGTTTTTGGAAAATGGCTGCAAGAAGGGCAACATTTGGATTTGGTTGGTGCTTATAAAAAGGATATGCGAGAAGCTGATGACGAAGCCATTTTAAAATCAAGTGTATTTATCGACACTTACCAAGGCGGACTCAAAGAAAGCGGTGATATTTATATTCCACTTTCTACAAATATTATTACCGAAGATGCAATTAAAGCCGATTTATTCGAATTGTGTTCAGGAACCAAAAAAGGAAGAACTTCTGACAAAGAAATTACTTATTTCAAATCCGTTGGTCATGCGCTTGAAGATTTAGTTGCAGCGGCACACTTTTATAACGAATTTACTACCCAAAAATAA
- a CDS encoding proline racemase family protein has translation MTSTYQNILENTNFIVPKHWVQIKTIDMHTGGEPLRVIIDGFPKLKGNSVLEYRRDIRENYDFLRTTLMFEPRGHADMYGCILLPPNDNEADFGILFLHNEGYSTMCGHAIIAISTLAAKMNWIDLVEGENELKIDAPCGRITSYVNIKNGKVAGVKFHCVPSFVVGLDRVVNVPGLGEITYDLAYGGAFYAYVDLRKNNLNLSLTTADYRAIIQTGMDIKRTVMLDDREILHPFEDDLSFLYGTIFIDEPHNSKNHSRNVCVFAEGEVDRSPTGSGVSGRVAIEHARKNIDYKKTITIESITDSEFNCSLISEVDYGNFKAVIPQVEGTAHITGMNTFVIDPIDPMKNGFILR, from the coding sequence ATGACATCAACTTACCAAAACATTCTAGAAAACACAAACTTTATAGTTCCCAAACATTGGGTGCAAATTAAAACAATTGACATGCATACTGGCGGAGAACCTTTGCGCGTGATTATAGATGGATTTCCTAAATTAAAAGGGAATTCAGTTTTAGAATACCGCCGAGACATCAGAGAAAATTATGATTTCCTGAGAACAACATTAATGTTTGAACCACGCGGTCATGCCGATATGTATGGCTGTATTTTACTTCCACCCAATGATAATGAAGCTGATTTTGGAATCCTATTTCTTCATAATGAAGGATACAGTACGATGTGCGGTCACGCAATTATTGCAATAAGTACGTTGGCGGCAAAAATGAATTGGATTGATCTTGTTGAAGGTGAAAATGAATTAAAAATTGACGCTCCTTGTGGCCGAATTACATCTTATGTAAATATTAAAAACGGAAAAGTTGCGGGTGTCAAATTTCATTGTGTTCCAAGTTTTGTAGTCGGTTTAGATCGTGTGGTTAATGTTCCTGGCTTGGGCGAAATCACTTATGACTTGGCTTATGGCGGCGCTTTTTATGCCTATGTTGACCTTAGAAAAAATAATTTAAACTTGAGCTTAACCACAGCTGATTACCGTGCAATTATACAAACTGGAATGGATATAAAACGTACCGTTATGCTAGATGATCGCGAAATATTACATCCTTTTGAAGATGATTTAAGTTTTTTGTACGGCACTATTTTTATTGATGAGCCGCATAATTCTAAAAACCACAGTCGTAATGTTTGCGTTTTTGCCGAAGGTGAAGTTGATCGTTCACCTACAGGTTCTGGTGTTTCAGGAAGAGTCGCAATTGAACATGCTCGAAAAAACATTGATTATAAAAAAACAATCACAATTGAAAGCATTACAGATAGCGAATTTAATTGTTCATTAATATCTGAAGTTGATTATGGAAATTTTAAAGCTGTTATTCCGCAAGTTGAAGGAACAGCACATATTACAGGAATGAATACTTTTGTTATTGACCCTATTGATCCCATGAAAAATGGATTCATTTTACGTTAA
- a CDS encoding Xaa-Pro peptidase family protein, translating into MTIGVGGSTAEIELEKIQDMTLNVKPIQIQEYQARIQKAIILMKEANYKAIYLNAGTNLYYFTGTKWNPSERMVGALLFDDGTLEYIVPKFEDGTFKKFMQIDGKINCWEEHESPYTLMGMLLQHKNYNDGTIALDESANYFLIDGVTKANPNYTFVNAQPITTGCRIQKSANEIAIIQQAKEITMVVQRAVARILYPGIKADTVVEFINQAHIKAGVSSGSYFCIVLFSDDSQYPHGVTVPQDLKDNDIVLIDTGCRLEGYLSDITRTYVYGTPTEAHRKIWNLEKATQQAAFDAAKLGATCGSVDDAARKILGEAGLSPDYGIPGLPHRVGHGTGLDIHEYPYLVRGNQTLLQEGMVVSNEPMICIPGQFGIRHEDHFYMTTEGPKWFTTPMHSIDNPFGY; encoded by the coding sequence ATGACTATAGGAGTTGGCGGATCTACCGCAGAAATAGAGCTAGAAAAAATACAAGACATGACGTTGAATGTAAAACCCATTCAAATACAAGAATACCAAGCTCGTATTCAAAAGGCAATTATTTTGATGAAAGAAGCCAATTACAAAGCCATTTACCTCAACGCTGGAACCAATTTATATTATTTTACAGGAACAAAATGGAATCCATCCGAAAGAATGGTGGGTGCTTTACTATTTGACGACGGAACCTTAGAATACATTGTCCCAAAATTTGAAGACGGAACTTTTAAAAAATTCATGCAAATTGATGGAAAAATCAATTGTTGGGAAGAGCACGAGAGTCCGTATACTTTAATGGGAATGCTTTTGCAGCATAAGAATTACAATGACGGAACAATTGCGTTGGATGAATCTGCCAATTACTTTTTAATTGATGGCGTTACCAAAGCCAATCCAAATTACACTTTCGTAAATGCTCAACCCATTACAACGGGTTGCCGAATTCAAAAATCAGCTAACGAAATTGCTATTATTCAGCAAGCCAAAGAAATAACAATGGTTGTTCAGCGTGCAGTAGCACGTATTTTATATCCAGGTATTAAAGCCGATACTGTTGTCGAATTCATCAACCAAGCGCATATTAAAGCGGGTGTTTCTTCGGGTTCCTATTTCTGTATCGTTTTGTTTTCTGATGATTCGCAATATCCACATGGTGTAACTGTTCCTCAAGATTTAAAAGACAATGATATTGTTTTGATTGATACGGGTTGTCGTTTAGAAGGTTATTTATCAGACATAACACGTACCTATGTTTATGGAACTCCTACGGAAGCTCACCGCAAAATTTGGAACCTTGAAAAAGCTACCCAACAAGCGGCGTTTGATGCTGCAAAATTAGGAGCTACTTGTGGTTCTGTAGATGATGCTGCTAGAAAAATATTAGGAGAAGCAGGATTAAGCCCCGATTATGGAATTCCAGGATTACCGCATCGTGTTGGTCACGGCACAGGTTTGGACATTCATGAATACCCGTATTTAGTTAGAGGTAATCAAACACTTTTACAAGAAGGAATGGTAGTCAGCAACGAACCTATGATTTGCATTCCTGGACAATTCGGAATTCGACACGAAGATCATTTTTATATGACTACTGAAGGTCCAAAGTGGTTTACAACTCCTATGCACAGTATTGATAATCCTTTTGGATATTAA
- a CDS encoding DPP IV N-terminal domain-containing protein, protein MKKLLLLFILVSSSLFAQKNSIINQLNWLPNSHSFWVNEQNNVVVYDVDKLDKNKTVLTKEQLKTSGFEGVIEELVWNETKTKVLVYTNSKKVWRANTKGDYWCFDLETGKGKQLGANLEKSSLMFAKFSSDNENVAYVSKHNIYIENLNSGKITSLTTDGTDKIINGTFDWVYEEELAARDGFRWSPDGKSIAFWRVDATETKFHLMINNTDALYPFIVPVEYPKAGEKPSSVKIGVIDVASLKTNWLNIPGEPDNNYLVRMEWVANQEVMVVQLNRHQNQATLYNCNTQSGKANVIYQEKSDTWIDVFDISSGVYDGFPCQFVDNGKAFLWSSDADGWMHIYKISIDGKKKELITTQGFDAYFKAYNDKTKSVYYIASPKDATQRYLYETNLNSKKTKRVTPEVYVGTNNYEFSTDGTYAKHLNSSINRNFNIRLVSLSNHKKVLPLEADVFTEPNRDFSLEKFKVTTVDGIEMDGIMAKPLDFDPNKKYPLFFYVYGEPMASVANDMPYFNDFIELLIPKGYIGIAMDNRGTPVLKGTQWRKCIYKNIGIINTRDQAMAAKEILKWNFIDTDRVAVHGWSGGGAVTLNLMFQYPEIYKTGVAIAAVTDQHFYDNIYTERYMGLPTESEASYIQASPVTHAKNLKGNLLYIHGTGDDNVHYKNAEVLINELVKYDKMFDLMIYPNRTHGIYEGEGTSKHLSDTFVKFIEKNCPPGAK, encoded by the coding sequence ATGAAAAAACTTTTATTATTATTTATCCTTGTTAGCTCAAGTCTTTTTGCTCAAAAAAATAGTATTATAAACCAATTAAATTGGTTGCCAAATTCCCATTCCTTTTGGGTAAATGAGCAAAATAACGTTGTAGTTTATGACGTGGATAAACTGGATAAAAACAAAACAGTTTTGACCAAAGAACAATTGAAGACTTCTGGTTTTGAAGGTGTAATTGAAGAGTTAGTTTGGAACGAAACAAAAACAAAAGTATTGGTTTATACCAATTCTAAAAAAGTTTGGAGAGCCAATACCAAAGGCGACTATTGGTGTTTTGATTTGGAAACAGGGAAAGGAAAACAACTGGGAGCAAACTTAGAAAAATCATCGCTGATGTTTGCTAAATTCTCTAGTGATAATGAAAATGTGGCTTATGTTTCAAAACACAATATTTATATTGAAAATCTAAATTCAGGAAAAATAACGTCTTTAACTACAGATGGAACCGACAAAATTATCAACGGTACTTTTGATTGGGTTTATGAAGAAGAATTAGCCGCTCGCGATGGTTTTAGATGGAGTCCTGACGGGAAAAGTATTGCTTTTTGGCGTGTAGATGCCACCGAAACAAAATTCCATTTAATGATTAATAATACTGATGCTTTGTATCCGTTTATCGTTCCTGTGGAATATCCAAAAGCGGGTGAGAAACCGTCATCGGTAAAAATTGGAGTTATCGACGTTGCTTCTTTAAAAACAAATTGGTTAAATATTCCAGGTGAACCTGATAATAATTATTTGGTTCGTATGGAGTGGGTTGCTAATCAAGAAGTAATGGTAGTGCAATTAAACAGACATCAAAATCAAGCAACACTTTATAACTGTAACACTCAATCAGGGAAAGCTAATGTAATTTACCAAGAGAAATCAGATACTTGGATTGATGTTTTTGATATTTCTTCTGGGGTATATGATGGATTTCCGTGTCAGTTTGTCGATAATGGTAAAGCTTTTTTATGGAGCTCTGATGCTGATGGGTGGATGCATATTTATAAAATAAGCATTGACGGAAAAAAGAAAGAATTGATAACTACTCAGGGATTTGACGCTTACTTTAAAGCGTACAACGATAAAACAAAATCGGTTTATTATATCGCTAGCCCAAAAGATGCAACGCAACGCTACTTGTATGAAACGAATTTGAATTCGAAAAAAACAAAACGAGTAACGCCAGAAGTTTATGTTGGAACCAATAACTATGAGTTTTCTACAGATGGAACTTACGCAAAGCACTTAAATTCTAGTATCAATCGTAACTTTAATATTCGTTTAGTTTCTTTATCCAATCATAAAAAAGTATTACCGTTAGAAGCGGATGTTTTTACAGAACCGAATAGAGATTTTTCTTTAGAAAAATTTAAAGTTACAACAGTTGATGGTATTGAAATGGATGGAATAATGGCAAAACCTTTGGATTTTGATCCGAATAAAAAGTACCCATTGTTTTTTTATGTTTATGGCGAACCCATGGCTTCTGTAGCAAATGATATGCCGTATTTTAATGATTTTATTGAATTGTTAATACCAAAAGGATACATAGGAATTGCAATGGATAATCGAGGAACTCCAGTTTTAAAAGGTACCCAATGGAGAAAATGTATTTATAAAAACATTGGAATTATTAATACTCGCGATCAAGCGATGGCTGCCAAAGAAATTTTAAAATGGAATTTTATTGACACCGATAGAGTGGCAGTACACGGTTGGAGTGGTGGTGGTGCTGTTACTTTAAATTTGATGTTTCAATATCCAGAAATTTACAAAACGGGAGTAGCAATTGCAGCAGTTACTGATCAGCATTTTTATGACAATATTTATACAGAACGCTATATGGGATTGCCAACCGAAAGTGAAGCGTCTTATATTCAAGCTTCGCCAGTAACTCATGCTAAAAATTTAAAGGGTAATTTACTATATATTCACGGAACGGGAGATGATAATGTTCATTATAAAAATGCCGAAGTTTTGATAAATGAATTAGTTAAATATGACAAAATGTTTGACTTAATGATATATCCAAACCGTACTCATGGTATTTATGAAGGTGAAGGAACTTCGAAACATCTAAGCGATACTTTTGTCAAATTTATTGAGAAAAATTGCCCTCCAGGAGCAAAATAG
- a CDS encoding aminopeptidase P family protein: MRYDSIPVSLFENNRGRFTSKMQSNSLAILTSNDVMPNNADDVMGFAQNNDLFYLSGIEQDETILVLFPDAFKEENRAILFVKEVNEHSLIWEGDFLTKEQVKAISGIKNVKWTHEFEKTFQLFAFESDVIYLGHNEHIKRVTSDMSTRQDRMILWCKEKYPLHQYERVAKITRDLRPIKSDDEVALIQKAIAISIKGFKSVLKAAKPNVKEYELEAELAYHYIKNGATRHAFKPIVASGKNACALHYNTNDAVCKDGEMILVDFGVCYGNYNSDTTRCLPVNGKFSPRQKEVYESVLYCLKEGSKLLKPGVLSKDYELKMAELIETELIKLRLITSEDIANQNPESPAYKKYFMHGTAHHLGLDVHDVGLYSRPFEKGMVLTCEPGIYIREEGIGVRLENDYLLTADGNINLCEDMLIEIFEIEELMKTK, from the coding sequence ATGCGATACGATTCGATTCCAGTTTCTTTGTTTGAAAATAACCGAGGCCGATTTACTTCAAAAATGCAAAGTAATAGTTTAGCTATTTTGACTTCAAATGATGTAATGCCTAATAATGCTGATGATGTAATGGGTTTTGCTCAAAATAATGATTTGTTTTATTTGTCAGGAATCGAGCAAGATGAAACTATTTTGGTGCTTTTTCCAGATGCTTTTAAAGAAGAAAATAGAGCCATTTTATTTGTAAAAGAAGTCAACGAGCATAGTTTAATTTGGGAAGGAGATTTTTTGACAAAAGAACAAGTTAAGGCTATTTCGGGTATTAAAAATGTAAAATGGACGCACGAATTTGAAAAAACATTTCAACTATTTGCATTTGAATCGGATGTGATTTATTTGGGACATAACGAGCATATTAAAAGAGTAACTTCAGATATGTCGACGCGTCAAGATCGTATGATTTTGTGGTGTAAAGAAAAATACCCGCTGCATCAATACGAAAGAGTTGCTAAAATTACCCGTGATTTACGACCAATTAAGTCTGATGACGAGGTAGCTTTAATTCAAAAAGCAATTGCTATTAGTATCAAAGGTTTTAAATCTGTATTAAAAGCAGCAAAACCAAATGTAAAGGAATACGAACTAGAAGCTGAGTTGGCTTATCATTACATAAAAAATGGAGCAACACGCCACGCATTCAAACCTATCGTGGCTTCAGGTAAAAATGCCTGTGCGCTACATTATAATACCAATGATGCTGTTTGCAAAGATGGGGAAATGATTTTGGTCGATTTTGGAGTTTGCTATGGCAATTATAATTCGGATACCACTCGTTGTCTTCCAGTAAACGGAAAATTTAGCCCTCGCCAGAAAGAGGTGTATGAATCCGTTTTATATTGTTTAAAAGAAGGTTCGAAATTATTAAAACCTGGAGTTTTATCAAAAGATTACGAATTGAAAATGGCTGAATTGATTGAAACAGAATTGATTAAATTGAGATTGATTACCTCTGAAGATATTGCAAATCAAAACCCTGAGAGTCCTGCGTATAAAAAATATTTTATGCACGGAACAGCCCATCATTTAGGACTCGATGTTCACGATGTGGGTTTGTATTCAAGACCTTTTGAAAAAGGAATGGTTTTAACTTGCGAGCCCGGAATTTATATTAGAGAGGAAGGAATCGGTGTTAGATTAGAAAATGATTATTTACTTACAGCTGATGGAAACATCAATTTGTGCGAAGACATGCTTATTGAAATTTTTGAGATTGAAGAATTAATGAAAACCAAATAA
- a CDS encoding FAD-binding oxidoreductase: MKRVSIVGGGIIGLCSAYYLAKEGYEVTVFDQSEMNDGCSYGNAGMIVPSHIIPLAQPGMIAQGMKWMFDSQSPFYVKPRLNADLIKWGLQFYKHANEKHVENCMPALRDLSLLSKELYQDFAKENDSFFYKEKGLLMLYKTDKVANEMFHEAKEAERLGLEVDYLTKEEVSRLEKGTITDVLGGIHYKSDAHLYPQRFMEFIKKELQHLQVEIYSSTSVKDFVFDQNKISKIITSRGTFETDEVVLAAGSWSPTLAKKLGISISILPGKGYSFTLKDENHKPSIPSILCEGKVAVTPMNNDIRFGGTMEITHTNDTKINQNRLQGIVNTINEFYPEMEVEMPKVEDTWYGFRPCTPSGMPIITKDKKVVNLTFATGHAMMGLSLAPATGKIITEIISGKTTSVDTKMFQI; the protein is encoded by the coding sequence ATGAAGAGAGTAAGTATTGTTGGCGGAGGAATTATAGGATTGTGTTCAGCCTATTATCTTGCCAAAGAAGGTTATGAAGTAACTGTTTTTGATCAATCTGAAATGAATGATGGTTGTTCGTATGGAAATGCAGGAATGATTGTTCCTTCGCATATAATTCCGCTTGCTCAACCCGGGATGATTGCCCAAGGAATGAAATGGATGTTTGATAGCCAAAGTCCGTTTTATGTTAAACCAAGATTAAACGCTGATTTGATAAAATGGGGGCTTCAATTTTACAAACACGCAAACGAAAAGCACGTTGAGAATTGTATGCCTGCTTTGCGTGATTTGTCATTGTTGAGTAAAGAGTTGTACCAAGATTTTGCAAAGGAAAATGATTCTTTTTTTTATAAAGAAAAAGGACTTTTGATGTTGTATAAAACTGATAAAGTAGCCAACGAAATGTTTCATGAAGCCAAGGAAGCAGAGCGTTTGGGATTGGAAGTCGATTATTTGACAAAAGAAGAAGTTTCTCGATTAGAAAAAGGAACAATAACAGATGTTTTGGGTGGAATTCATTATAAAAGTGATGCCCACTTGTACCCTCAAAGGTTCATGGAATTCATTAAAAAAGAATTGCAACACTTACAAGTTGAGATTTATTCTTCCACTTCCGTGAAAGACTTTGTTTTTGACCAAAATAAAATATCAAAAATTATTACCAGTAGAGGTACATTTGAAACAGATGAAGTTGTTTTGGCAGCTGGTTCTTGGAGTCCAACTTTGGCCAAAAAGTTAGGGATTTCGATATCCATTTTGCCAGGGAAAGGATATAGCTTTACGTTGAAAGATGAAAATCACAAGCCTTCAATTCCGTCTATTCTATGTGAAGGAAAAGTAGCTGTAACTCCTATGAATAATGATATTCGTTTCGGTGGAACTATGGAAATAACTCATACAAATGACACCAAAATTAATCAGAACAGACTGCAAGGAATTGTAAATACCATTAATGAATTTTACCCTGAAATGGAAGTTGAAATGCCAAAAGTAGAAGATACTTGGTATGGATTTAGACCTTGTACTCCATCGGGTATGCCTATTATTACTAAAGATAAAAAAGTAGTAAATTTGACTTTTGCAACTGGACACGCGATGATGGGGTTAAGTCTTGCACCTGCAACAGGAAAAATTATTACCGAAATAATCTCAGGAAAAACAACTTCTGTAGACACAAAAATGTTCCAAATATAA
- a CDS encoding 4-hydroxyproline epimerase, protein MFKKTFFCVDAHTCGNPVRVVAGGGPNLVGANMSEKRQHFLKEFDWIRKGLMFEPRGHDMMSGSILYPPSNPENDFGILFIETSGCLPMCGHGTIGTITIAIEEGLITPKVPGKIKMEAPAGLVNIEYQQTGNKVDWVRLTNVKSYLAAEGLTIDCPELGEITFDVAYGGNYYAIVDPQQNFSGIQDFTAGKIIQFSQEVRKRINEKYPNYFIHPENDTIRDVTHMLWTGEPLDPKSSGRNAVFYGDKAIDRSPCGTGTSARIAQLYAKGKLKKDEDFIHESYIGSKFIARVVEETSIGEIPAIVPSIQGWAKVYGYNNIIIDENDDPYAHGFQVI, encoded by the coding sequence ATGTTTAAGAAAACTTTTTTTTGTGTAGATGCGCATACATGCGGAAATCCTGTGAGAGTAGTTGCGGGCGGTGGACCAAATTTAGTTGGTGCAAATATGAGTGAAAAACGACAACATTTTTTAAAAGAGTTCGATTGGATTCGTAAAGGATTAATGTTCGAACCCCGAGGTCACGATATGATGAGCGGTAGTATTTTGTATCCACCAAGCAATCCCGAAAATGATTTTGGAATTTTATTCATAGAAACTTCAGGTTGTTTACCAATGTGTGGTCACGGAACTATTGGAACCATAACAATTGCCATAGAAGAAGGATTAATTACTCCTAAAGTTCCTGGAAAAATTAAAATGGAGGCTCCAGCAGGTTTGGTAAATATAGAGTACCAACAAACAGGAAATAAAGTGGATTGGGTTCGTTTGACAAATGTGAAATCATATCTAGCTGCAGAAGGTTTGACAATTGACTGCCCAGAATTGGGTGAAATTACTTTTGATGTTGCCTATGGTGGAAATTATTATGCAATTGTAGATCCGCAGCAAAATTTTTCAGGGATTCAAGATTTTACGGCTGGCAAAATTATTCAGTTTAGTCAAGAAGTTCGCAAAAGAATCAACGAAAAATACCCTAATTATTTTATTCATCCTGAAAATGATACCATTCGTGATGTAACCCACATGTTGTGGACAGGTGAACCATTAGATCCAAAATCATCGGGACGAAATGCTGTTTTTTATGGAGACAAAGCTATAGATCGTTCTCCTTGCGGAACAGGAACTTCGGCTAGAATTGCACAATTATATGCCAAAGGCAAACTAAAAAAGGATGAAGATTTTATCCATGAAAGCTATATTGGCAGTAAGTTTATTGCACGCGTTGTCGAAGAAACCAGTATTGGTGAAATCCCTGCAATTGTTCCAAGTATTCAAGGTTGGGCAAAAGTGTATGGATATAACAACATAATTATAGACGAAAATGATGATCCGTATGCACACGGTTTTCAAGTGATTTAA